From a single Ensifer adhaerens genomic region:
- a CDS encoding Putative Flp pilus-assembly TadE/G-like produces MFCLLFGGLMLATGGTLDIANIMRVRSNMQNVADSAALAGASQYRLSNSDTNVVKQVALAFADSALKTADIDGHPTVTVNESDRSVAVRIEARVKLRFIRISGNEGIDLNSRAVARAGSTSVICLLALGDGSTNLGVDNGRVTAPKCNTHSNSKASDGLVAAGLATISSKVICTGGGYVGSESAFSPKPATDCPEAADPLGARLAPTETKCDFTNFKVDLGLQTLRPGVYCGGLIVQQPTRIRMMHGTYIMKDGPLVLTDGASLNMVDASVYLTGTDSVLYFDYTSSLDLSAPVAGPMAGILFFEDRDAPLGRLHQIGSRIAPQLLGTIYLSRGKLVVGQQPTDGILNFDCKVQALNHHPLLAGVLVHVGLVPCPLPPINISLQSAWTLIVARQVAVNAGVNLVLNANYDAAPVPPPPEAFKDSTILTH; encoded by the coding sequence ATGTTTTGCTTGCTGTTCGGCGGTCTCATGCTGGCCACCGGCGGCACGCTCGATATTGCGAACATCATGCGGGTTCGCTCCAACATGCAGAACGTCGCTGACAGTGCTGCCCTGGCCGGCGCATCCCAATACCGCCTGAGCAACAGCGATACCAACGTTGTGAAGCAAGTGGCGCTGGCCTTTGCCGATTCTGCGTTGAAGACGGCCGATATCGATGGCCATCCGACTGTCACGGTCAACGAATCCGACAGGTCGGTCGCGGTGCGCATTGAGGCGAGAGTAAAGCTTCGCTTCATCAGGATCAGCGGCAACGAAGGCATCGACCTGAATTCCAGGGCCGTGGCGCGCGCCGGCAGCACGAGTGTGATCTGCCTGCTTGCGCTTGGCGACGGCTCGACGAATCTGGGTGTCGACAATGGCCGCGTCACGGCTCCCAAGTGCAACACGCACTCCAATTCCAAGGCCAGCGACGGCCTTGTCGCGGCTGGGCTTGCGACGATCTCATCGAAGGTGATCTGCACCGGTGGCGGGTATGTGGGCTCCGAAAGCGCCTTTTCGCCCAAGCCGGCGACGGATTGCCCCGAGGCTGCAGACCCGCTGGGTGCGCGCCTGGCGCCCACCGAGACAAAATGCGACTTCACGAATTTTAAGGTGGATCTGGGTTTGCAGACACTTCGTCCCGGCGTCTATTGCGGCGGGTTGATTGTCCAGCAGCCGACCCGAATCCGCATGATGCACGGCACCTACATCATGAAGGACGGCCCTCTGGTACTGACCGATGGCGCCTCGTTGAACATGGTTGACGCCTCGGTCTATCTGACCGGCACCGATTCAGTGCTCTATTTCGACTATACGTCCTCGCTTGACCTGAGCGCGCCGGTTGCGGGTCCCATGGCGGGTATCCTGTTTTTCGAAGACAGGGATGCGCCGCTTGGCCGACTACACCAAATCGGTAGCAGAATTGCGCCCCAGTTGCTCGGGACGATTTACCTGTCGCGCGGCAAACTGGTTGTTGGTCAGCAGCCGACCGACGGTATCCTCAATTTCGACTGCAAGGTGCAGGCGCTGAACCACCATCCGCTGCTGGCTGGCGTCTTGGTCCATGTCGGTCTTGTGCCTTGTCCTCTCCCGCCGATCAACATCTCTCTGCAGTCGGCTTGGACGCTGATCGTGGCGCGGCAGGTGGCCGTCAACGCCGGCGTCAACCTTGTGCTCAATGCCAATTACGATGCGGCACCCGTGCCGCCGCCGCCGGAAGCCTTCAAGGACTCCACGATCCTGACGCATTAG
- a CDS encoding 3-hydroxyisobutyrate dehydrogenase, translating into MKIGFIGLGNMGAPMAHNLAKAVHEVVGFDLAAPVPDGVTKAATAAEAARGVDVVITMLPNGAILRAVAAEIIPAMRAGAVFLDCSTVDVASARAVAAEAEAAGLMAVDAPVSGGITGAAAGTLTFMAGGPDAAFAVVKPLLDIMGQKAVHCGAAGAGQAAKICNNMILGATMIATCEAFALADKLGLDRAKMFDVVSTSSGYSWSMNAYCPAPGVGPKSPSDNDYKPGFAAELMLKDLRLSQEAAQSVDADTPMGARAAELYAAFVEQEDGRGKDFSAMLPRFEKRSRST; encoded by the coding sequence ATGAAGATCGGCTTTATAGGCCTCGGAAACATGGGTGCGCCGATGGCGCATAATCTGGCCAAGGCCGTCCACGAGGTCGTGGGCTTTGACCTGGCCGCGCCGGTGCCGGATGGCGTGACGAAGGCGGCAACGGCTGCTGAGGCCGCCAGGGGTGTCGATGTCGTCATCACCATGCTTCCCAATGGCGCGATCCTGCGGGCGGTGGCTGCTGAAATCATCCCCGCCATGCGCGCGGGAGCGGTCTTTCTCGATTGCTCCACCGTCGATGTCGCCAGCGCCCGCGCCGTGGCAGCGGAGGCGGAGGCCGCCGGGCTGATGGCCGTGGATGCTCCTGTTTCGGGCGGCATTACGGGTGCCGCAGCAGGAACGCTGACCTTCATGGCCGGCGGTCCCGATGCCGCCTTTGCCGTCGTCAAGCCGCTGCTCGATATCATGGGCCAGAAGGCGGTTCATTGCGGCGCGGCAGGGGCAGGGCAGGCAGCCAAGATCTGCAACAACATGATCCTCGGCGCGACCATGATCGCGACCTGCGAGGCCTTCGCGCTGGCCGACAAGCTGGGCCTGGATCGGGCCAAGATGTTCGATGTGGTTTCCACCTCGTCCGGCTATTCGTGGTCGATGAACGCCTATTGCCCGGCGCCCGGTGTCGGGCCGAAATCGCCGTCAGACAATGATTACAAGCCGGGTTTCGCCGCGGAACTCATGCTCAAGGACCTGCGGCTGTCCCAGGAGGCCGCCCAGAGTGTCGATGCCGACACGCCGATGGGTGCGCGGGCGGCAGAGCTCTACGCCGCTTTTGTCGAGCAGGAAGACGGCCGCGGTAAGGATTTCTCCGCAATGCTGCCTCGCTTCGAGAAGCGGAGCCGGAGCACCTGA
- a CDS encoding Enoyl-CoA hydratase/carnithine racemase, translating to MADVKTRIEGRAGIVTLARPQALNALSHPMSLAIEAAFDAWRDDARVALVIMEAEGEKAFCAGGDIASIYHQARAGELQPARDFWREEYRLNVKIAEYRKPIISFMQGFVMGGGVGLGCHGSHRIVGDTTKVAMPECGIGLIPDVGGSLILARAPGRAGEYLGLTGERLGAADAIYSGFANLYVPEPEWPALKAKLAETGDAALAEKATRAAQGGTLPGLMPMLERVFSADTLTGILQRLEREEGEAALRALVAIRRGSPISLAATLEIVRRARGFSSVREAVALEYRFTWRSHEFGDFVEGIRAQLIDKDRTPHWKHPAADAAPGDYIAMMLSGLGENDLS from the coding sequence ATGGCCGATGTGAAGACGAGGATCGAGGGGAGGGCGGGGATCGTTACGCTTGCCCGTCCCCAGGCGCTGAATGCGCTCTCCCATCCGATGAGCCTTGCGATCGAGGCCGCCTTCGACGCCTGGCGCGATGATGCGCGCGTGGCGCTGGTCATCATGGAGGCCGAAGGGGAAAAAGCCTTCTGTGCAGGCGGAGACATTGCCAGCATCTATCACCAGGCCCGGGCAGGCGAGCTCCAGCCGGCGCGTGACTTCTGGCGCGAGGAATATCGGCTGAACGTCAAGATTGCCGAGTATCGAAAGCCGATCATTTCGTTCATGCAGGGATTTGTCATGGGCGGCGGCGTCGGCCTCGGCTGTCATGGCAGCCATCGGATTGTCGGCGACACGACGAAGGTCGCGATGCCCGAATGTGGCATCGGGCTTATTCCGGATGTCGGGGGATCGCTGATCCTGGCGCGGGCCCCCGGGCGGGCGGGTGAATATCTCGGCCTGACCGGCGAGCGGCTCGGAGCCGCCGACGCCATCTATTCGGGCTTTGCCAATCTCTACGTGCCGGAGCCGGAATGGCCGGCACTGAAAGCCAAGCTGGCCGAAACCGGCGATGCGGCACTGGCCGAAAAGGCGACGCGGGCAGCGCAAGGCGGCACTCTGCCCGGCCTTATGCCGATGCTGGAGCGCGTCTTTTCCGCGGATACGTTGACGGGGATCCTGCAGCGCCTGGAGCGGGAAGAGGGGGAGGCGGCACTAAGGGCGCTTGTTGCCATCCGTCGCGGCTCGCCCATCTCCCTTGCGGCGACCCTGGAGATCGTGCGCCGGGCACGCGGCTTTTCGTCTGTACGGGAGGCGGTGGCGCTGGAATATCGCTTCACCTGGCGCTCCCACGAGTTCGGCGACTTCGTCGAGGGCATTCGCGCGCAGTTGATCGACAAGGATCGGACGCCGCACTGGAAACATCCGGCTGCAGACGCTGCGCCGGGCGATTATATTGCCATGATGCTTTCGGGCCTTGGCGAAAACGACTTGAGCTAA
- a CDS encoding Glyoxylase, beta-lactamase superfamily II yields the protein MSMSRPATAKPSDSNANPARPVSFPVVTPPQSGECVEIAPGILWARLALPFRLNHVNIYLIEDGDGYAAVDTGIADDQTRQAWRMLLAGPLKGKRLTRLIVSHHHPDHIGLAGWLCAEFDIPLLTSQTGFLACNNISLSPNALGSESYRAFYRAHGMSDATAETVSTQGNFYLRMVTPLPLTFFRLVAGERLKIGSRVFDIMSGDGHAPEQIMLYDASAGLLLAADQVLARITPNVSVWAVEPDGDPLGLYTRSLRALATTLPDDTFVLPGHELPFYGLHTRIGEILAHHEERCDLILAAVREEPRTVADLVPVLFPRPLDPHQMSFAFSETHAHVNLLIHRGNLVWTKDDGGIQRVLPAPR from the coding sequence GTGTCCATGTCCCGCCCGGCGACGGCCAAACCCTCCGATTCCAACGCCAATCCTGCGCGACCGGTGAGCTTTCCCGTGGTGACGCCGCCACAATCCGGCGAATGCGTGGAGATCGCGCCCGGCATCCTCTGGGCAAGGCTCGCCCTGCCCTTCCGGCTGAACCACGTGAACATCTATCTGATCGAGGACGGAGACGGCTATGCAGCAGTCGACACGGGCATTGCCGACGACCAGACGCGACAAGCCTGGCGGATGCTGCTTGCCGGGCCGTTGAAGGGAAAGCGCCTCACCCGCCTCATCGTCAGCCACCATCATCCTGACCATATCGGACTTGCGGGCTGGCTGTGCGCCGAATTCGATATCCCCCTGCTGACCAGCCAGACCGGCTTCCTGGCCTGCAACAACATCTCCCTGAGCCCCAACGCGCTCGGCTCTGAGTCCTATCGCGCGTTCTACCGCGCCCATGGCATGAGTGACGCCACGGCGGAAACTGTTTCGACACAAGGCAATTTCTACCTGCGCATGGTGACGCCGCTGCCGCTGACATTTTTCCGCCTGGTCGCGGGCGAGCGCTTGAAGATCGGAAGCCGCGTCTTCGACATCATGTCCGGAGACGGCCATGCGCCGGAGCAGATCATGCTCTATGACGCGTCGGCCGGGTTGCTGTTGGCCGCGGACCAGGTTCTGGCCCGCATCACGCCCAATGTCAGCGTCTGGGCTGTCGAACCCGATGGCGATCCGCTCGGACTTTACACCCGCAGTCTGCGCGCGCTCGCGACAACCCTGCCCGACGACACCTTCGTTCTGCCCGGTCACGAACTGCCCTTCTACGGCTTGCATACGCGCATCGGCGAAATCCTTGCCCATCACGAGGAGCGCTGCGACCTCATTCTGGCGGCCGTCCGCGAAGAGCCCAGAACGGTGGCCGATCTGGTGCCGGTGCTCTTCCCGCGACCGCTCGACCCGCATCAGATGAGCTTCGCATTTTCCGAAACGCACGCGCATGTGAACCTCTTGATTCATCGCGGCAATCTGGTCTGGACGAAGGACGATGGCGGGATCCAGCGGGTGCTGCCCGCCCCACGTTGA
- a CDS encoding 3-dehydroquinate dehydratase, which produces MPDTIFVLNGPNLNLLGKRQPHIYGHETLADVERDCRALAGELGFEIRFHQSNAEHEIINWIHEARETALGIVINPAAFTHTSVAILDALNTFEGAVIEVHISNVHKRESFRHHSYVSLRADGVIAGCGTLGYQLGLRSAAQKIAEAKEKAGR; this is translated from the coding sequence ATGCCCGACACGATTTTTGTTCTCAATGGCCCGAACCTCAATCTCCTCGGCAAGCGCCAGCCGCATATCTACGGGCATGAAACGCTCGCCGATGTCGAAAGGGACTGCCGGGCGCTGGCCGGCGAACTGGGTTTTGAGATCCGCTTCCATCAGTCGAATGCCGAGCATGAGATCATCAACTGGATTCATGAGGCCCGTGAGACCGCCCTCGGCATCGTCATAAACCCGGCCGCCTTCACCCATACATCCGTCGCCATTCTGGATGCGCTCAATACTTTCGAAGGGGCCGTCATCGAAGTGCACATCTCGAACGTCCACAAGCGCGAAAGCTTCCGCCACCATTCCTATGTGTCGCTGCGCGCGGATGGCGTGATCGCCGGCTGCGGCACGCTCGGCTATCAGCTCGGCTTGCGCAGCGCCGCGCAGAAGATTGCAGAAGCAAAGGAAAAGGCGGGCCGATAG
- a CDS encoding phosphomannomutase has protein sequence MSLKFGTSGLRGLSADLKGEPSFIYARAFALYLFDSGLAKPGDKVLVARDFRDSSPEIAANCIGALQQAGLEPVDCGTLPTPALAHFGLKLRAASLMITGSHIPADRNGIKFYRPDGEIGKADETAIAAAAEFVRADRAAMKFLTGQGEERGAEAADLFVSRNKSLLQAGALKGLKIGVYQHSTVARDMFVDVLAHYGADVTPLGRSDVFIPVDTEAVSPESIGLMQGWAREHGLDAIVSADGDGDRPLLTDETGTPLRGDLLGLLASLFLGADTVVTPVTSNSGIEAAGGFRVLRTRVGSPFVIAGMDEARAGGAVAVVGFEANGGTLTGSDFKVNGETFTALPTRDCFLPVLAVLARAAAEGQPVSKLASGFALPVAAADRLENFATERSAALMAYLRGSAENLDRFLMPIGEAASTSDIDGLRVTLKDGRIIHFRPSGNAPEMRCYVEAKTEEDAVQLLKAGLNEIRNFKD, from the coding sequence ATGAGCTTGAAATTCGGAACAAGTGGCCTGCGCGGCCTCTCCGCGGACCTGAAGGGCGAGCCGTCCTTCATCTATGCCAGAGCGTTTGCGCTTTACCTTTTCGATTCAGGGCTTGCCAAGCCTGGCGACAAGGTTTTGGTGGCGCGCGATTTTCGCGACTCCAGCCCGGAAATTGCAGCCAACTGCATCGGCGCGCTTCAGCAGGCGGGGCTTGAGCCGGTGGATTGCGGCACGCTCCCGACGCCCGCGCTCGCGCATTTCGGCTTGAAGCTGCGGGCCGCCTCCCTGATGATTACCGGCTCTCACATTCCTGCCGATCGCAACGGCATCAAGTTCTATCGACCGGATGGAGAAATCGGCAAGGCGGACGAGACGGCGATTGCCGCCGCCGCGGAATTCGTGCGTGCTGATCGCGCGGCGATGAAATTCCTGACCGGACAGGGTGAGGAGCGCGGCGCCGAAGCTGCCGATCTCTTTGTCTCCCGAAACAAGTCACTGTTGCAGGCGGGCGCGCTGAAGGGACTGAAAATCGGGGTCTATCAGCATTCGACGGTCGCCCGCGACATGTTTGTGGATGTGCTCGCCCATTACGGGGCGGACGTCACACCGCTTGGGCGCTCCGACGTCTTTATCCCGGTCGATACCGAAGCCGTGTCCCCGGAGAGCATCGGGTTGATGCAGGGCTGGGCGCGCGAGCATGGGCTCGACGCCATTGTTTCCGCCGACGGCGATGGCGACCGTCCGCTCCTGACCGACGAGACGGGCACACCGCTTCGCGGCGACCTCTTGGGGTTGCTCGCCTCGCTCTTCCTTGGCGCCGATACCGTGGTCACGCCTGTGACGTCGAATTCCGGCATCGAGGCGGCGGGTGGCTTTCGCGTGCTGCGCACCCGCGTCGGTTCGCCCTTCGTCATCGCCGGCATGGATGAGGCTCGCGCAGGCGGTGCCGTGGCCGTGGTGGGGTTCGAGGCCAATGGCGGCACCCTCACCGGCAGCGATTTCAAGGTGAACGGGGAGACGTTCACGGCTCTTCCCACGCGCGACTGTTTCCTGCCGGTTCTGGCGGTTCTTGCGCGCGCTGCGGCAGAAGGACAGCCCGTCTCGAAGCTTGCCAGCGGCTTCGCGCTTCCCGTTGCCGCTGCTGACCGGCTGGAAAATTTCGCCACCGAGCGCAGTGCAGCGCTGATGGCCTATCTGCGCGGTTCCGCTGAGAATCTCGATCGCTTCCTGATGCCGATTGGCGAGGCCGCATCGACCAGCGATATCGACGGCTTGCGCGTCACGCTCAAGGACGGACGCATCATTCACTTCCGCCCGTCCGGCAACGCACCGGAAATGCGCTGCTATGTGGAGGCGAAAACGGAAGAGGACGCAGTACAACTGCTGAAAGCCGGCCTGAACGAAATCCGGAATTTCAAGGACTGA